In Paenibacillus sp. BIC5C1, a genomic segment contains:
- a CDS encoding transglycosylase domain-containing protein — protein MVDVNKKKPDEQPARKRSFARRLGSFVKWMVVLGFMGVLFVGGALMGYVSSIVKDEPVRSRALIEQKVSENSITGFAYFADGSPIGQLRTEEDRRPVTFDQIPQKVIDAVISIEDNHFYEHKGVDMSGTLRAVKQKVLKESVQTGGSTLTQQLARRVFLNLDRTEDRKVKEILLSLRLERFLTKDEIMTAYLNKVPFGNGSSGYNVYGVKAAAKGLFNINDLSTLNTAQAAYLAGLPQLPSSYSAFNGKGDFVEDNFERAINRQHLVLRRMLELGKINQSEYDEALAFDIKSSLAPKTIKAYNTYPYLMMETERQAAQILMQLNSDKAEGTDTKADTAKDTDTDTPQKESSALLEEAQQQLRTGGYRIYTTINKSIYKTMRTIAEDDSNFAADDSVKGKEQTAAMLINHKTGAILGMIEGRDFQDEQMNYATQMVRQPGSTMKPIAAYLPALDEGLVQPASIIDDSPIILKDGQTGFHIPKNANNRYQGLVTARRALNYSLNVPALKLFNEDVGIDKSWAFAKKLGITTIQPIDYQAQTGVLGGLQYGVTVEELTNAYGAIANNGVYNDSYMISKIVDSNGNIVYKHDAEPVQAFSEQTAYLMTDMLRTVITEGTADKVRENYKYSKSVPIVGKTGSTQNYADVWFEGYTPDVTLGVWVGYKQPVNTLETKSQKKRAQQLWTQIMNQVIATNKEMFVTDSFKKPSGIETRTVSAYSGKLPTSLTDRFVTDIFNSKFVPKDSDDGVAKAKYITYNGVNYIPRDETPGDMTKEKTVIKRKKPISDLIKELQSAFSRMSRHESLAYYLPEDADADMPTQIDPRTDNGKAPDAPGNVRISVANGNAVITFNATPESDVVGYRLYRSVNGAGFQNQGQVVLTGESRSFTAYAQGGNFAFYVTAVDVAGRESAPSAAVSSAGTVEPPADEEINEPINVPGTVVTPEDSQNENTTTTAPATPGQVSVSALSQGLRIQWASNPESDGVQSYAVYFSETGAAPYTKIGTTSGTSMDYGVPASTSGWFKVSASNSIGESEPSGAVHFQP, from the coding sequence ATGGTTGATGTTAATAAGAAAAAGCCCGATGAACAGCCTGCCCGCAAGCGCAGCTTTGCCCGCAGACTGGGTAGTTTCGTCAAATGGATGGTTGTCCTGGGATTCATGGGGGTACTATTTGTAGGCGGTGCTCTGATGGGATACGTCAGTTCCATTGTGAAAGACGAACCCGTCCGTTCAAGGGCGCTGATTGAACAAAAAGTCAGCGAAAACTCCATCACAGGCTTTGCTTACTTTGCCGACGGCAGCCCGATCGGCCAATTACGAACAGAAGAAGACAGGCGTCCGGTCACCTTTGACCAGATCCCGCAGAAGGTTATTGATGCAGTCATTTCGATTGAAGACAATCATTTTTACGAACATAAAGGTGTAGACATGAGCGGAACGCTCCGTGCCGTCAAACAGAAAGTGCTAAAAGAATCTGTTCAAACGGGCGGTAGCACACTGACTCAACAGTTAGCCCGGCGTGTATTCCTTAATCTGGATCGAACCGAGGATCGGAAAGTGAAAGAAATACTACTTTCGCTTCGACTCGAACGTTTCCTGACCAAAGACGAAATTATGACAGCGTATCTGAACAAGGTTCCTTTCGGTAACGGCTCCAGTGGATATAATGTATATGGAGTCAAGGCAGCCGCCAAAGGACTGTTCAATATTAATGATTTGAGCACATTAAACACAGCTCAGGCTGCTTATTTGGCAGGATTGCCTCAGCTTCCCTCCTCTTATTCTGCCTTTAATGGAAAAGGCGACTTTGTTGAGGACAATTTTGAGCGTGCAATCAATCGTCAGCATCTTGTCTTGCGCCGTATGCTGGAACTGGGCAAAATTAATCAATCCGAGTATGACGAAGCTCTTGCTTTTGACATCAAGAGTTCACTCGCACCTAAAACCATCAAAGCTTACAATACTTATCCATATCTTATGATGGAAACAGAGCGACAAGCTGCACAGATTTTAATGCAACTCAATTCGGATAAAGCTGAAGGCACCGATACCAAAGCGGATACAGCAAAGGATACGGATACAGATACACCACAAAAAGAAAGCAGTGCCCTGCTCGAAGAAGCTCAGCAGCAATTGCGTACAGGTGGATATCGTATCTACACGACGATCAACAAGAGTATCTACAAAACGATGCGAACCATTGCCGAAGATGACAGTAATTTTGCTGCTGACGATTCCGTGAAGGGAAAAGAACAGACTGCTGCCATGTTGATCAATCACAAAACAGGCGCCATTCTCGGCATGATTGAAGGCCGTGATTTCCAGGATGAGCAGATGAACTATGCAACCCAAATGGTGCGTCAGCCAGGTTCAACCATGAAACCCATTGCTGCTTATCTGCCTGCATTGGATGAAGGACTTGTTCAACCGGCTTCCATTATTGATGATTCACCGATAATTCTGAAGGACGGCCAGACCGGATTCCATATCCCGAAAAATGCCAACAACCGCTACCAGGGACTTGTGACTGCCCGTAGAGCACTCAACTACTCGCTGAATGTTCCTGCCCTGAAGCTGTTCAACGAAGATGTTGGTATCGACAAATCATGGGCTTTCGCCAAGAAGCTCGGGATTACCACCATCCAACCGATTGACTACCAAGCCCAGACTGGTGTTCTTGGAGGACTTCAGTACGGAGTTACCGTTGAAGAGCTCACCAATGCCTATGGAGCCATTGCCAACAATGGTGTGTACAATGATTCCTATATGATTAGCAAAATTGTAGACTCCAATGGAAATATCGTATATAAACACGATGCAGAACCTGTTCAAGCTTTCTCAGAACAGACGGCATACCTGATGACAGATATGCTTCGTACCGTTATTACGGAAGGTACAGCTGATAAAGTCCGTGAAAATTACAAGTACTCCAAGAGTGTGCCTATCGTAGGCAAAACAGGTTCAACTCAAAACTACGCCGATGTCTGGTTTGAAGGCTATACGCCGGATGTCACGTTGGGTGTATGGGTTGGATACAAACAGCCTGTAAACACACTGGAGACCAAATCACAGAAGAAGCGTGCACAGCAGCTGTGGACGCAAATCATGAATCAAGTCATCGCTACAAACAAAGAGATGTTTGTAACCGATTCGTTCAAGAAACCATCCGGGATCGAGACACGAACTGTATCGGCTTATAGCGGCAAATTGCCGACATCTCTGACTGACAGATTTGTCACTGATATCTTCAATAGCAAATTTGTGCCGAAAGACAGCGATGATGGCGTCGCAAAAGCCAAATATATCACTTACAATGGTGTCAACTACATTCCGCGTGATGAAACACCTGGAGATATGACGAAAGAGAAAACGGTCATTAAGCGCAAGAAACCGATCTCTGATCTCATCAAGGAACTGCAAAGTGCATTCTCACGCATGAGTCGTCACGAATCACTTGCATATTACCTGCCGGAAGATGCCGATGCAGACATGCCGACACAGATCGATCCAAGAACGGATAACGGCAAAGCACCGGACGCACCAGGCAATGTTAGAATTTCCGTTGCCAACGGAAACGCCGTGATTACATTTAATGCAACACCGGAAAGTGATGTGGTTGGTTATCGCCTGTATCGCTCAGTAAATGGCGCCGGATTCCAGAATCAGGGGCAGGTTGTCCTGACAGGCGAGTCTAGATCATTTACCGCATATGCACAGGGTGGAAACTTTGCATTCTACGTTACAGCGGTCGATGTAGCGGGTCGTGAGTCTGCTCCTAGCGCAGCAGTTAGCAGTGCGGGAACGGTAGAACCTCCTGCAGATGAAGAAATAAATGAACCGATTAATGTTCCGGGAACTGTTGTTACACCGGAAGACTCCCAGAATGAGAACACCACAACTACGGCTCCAGCTACACCGGGCCAAGTGAGCGTGTCGGCACTCTCCCAAGGACTGCGCATTCAGTGGGCCTCCAATCCGGAATCGGATGGTGTTCAAAGTTATGCTGTATATTTTAGTGAAACAGGGGCAGCCCCTTACACCAAAATTGGCACTACTTCGGGTACCTCCATGGACTACGGAGTGCCTGCATCAACCAGTGGATGGTTCAAGGTATCCGCCAGCAACAGTATAGGCGAATCCGAGCCGTCCGGAGCCGTGCATTTCCAACCATAA
- the acsA gene encoding acetate--CoA ligase, whose amino-acid sequence MSQAHGEMLQTVVSESNLGDYTEARSRFDWETVERHFTWHASGKVNMAHEAIDRHVLEGRGGRTALLYSDASREEAYTFADLSEQSSRFGNVLRKYGIAKGDRVFIFMPRSPELYFSLLGILKVGAIAGPLFEAFMETAVKDRLEDSGAVALVTTPQLLGRIKRSELPELKHIFVVGGGPQTEEGLIDFDAEMSAASDDMEVEWLTREDGLLIHYTSGSTGKPKGVYHVQNAMIQHYYTGKVVLDLREDDVYWCTADPGWVTGTSYGIFAPWLNGVTNVIRGGRFSPQDWYSTIEKNKVSVWYSAPTAFRMLMGAGEETIAQHDLSSLRHVMSVGEPLNPEVVRWGWKAYGQRIHDTWWMTETGGQLICNYPGMPIKPGSMGRPLPGIEAAIIDDRGQELPPYSMGNLAIRTSWPSIMAKIWNNPAKYEEYFRLSGWYVSGDSAYMDEDGYFWFQGRIDDVINSSGERIGPFEVESKLVEHPAVAEAGVIGKPDVTRGEIIKAFVALREGYEPTPELKEEIYRFVKEGLSAHAAPREIEFKDKLPKTRSGKIMRRVLKAWELDLPTGDLSTIED is encoded by the coding sequence ATGAGTCAAGCACATGGTGAGATGCTGCAAACGGTTGTGTCTGAATCTAATCTGGGCGATTACACGGAGGCCCGAAGCCGGTTTGATTGGGAAACGGTTGAAAGGCACTTTACGTGGCACGCCAGCGGGAAAGTCAACATGGCGCATGAAGCGATAGATCGTCATGTGCTGGAAGGAAGAGGCGGGAGAACCGCACTATTATACAGTGATGCTTCGCGTGAAGAGGCATACACGTTTGCTGATTTGAGCGAGCAGTCGAGTCGCTTTGGTAACGTTCTCCGCAAATATGGCATAGCCAAGGGTGATCGGGTATTTATTTTTATGCCACGAAGTCCTGAGCTCTATTTTAGTCTGCTGGGCATATTGAAGGTTGGGGCCATTGCAGGCCCGCTATTTGAAGCCTTCATGGAAACTGCGGTGAAGGACCGGCTTGAGGATAGCGGCGCCGTGGCACTAGTAACGACCCCTCAGTTACTTGGAAGAATCAAACGTTCGGAATTGCCTGAACTGAAACATATTTTTGTTGTAGGTGGCGGTCCGCAGACGGAAGAAGGACTCATCGACTTTGATGCAGAGATGTCCGCGGCTTCGGATGATATGGAAGTGGAGTGGCTGACTCGTGAAGATGGTCTGCTGATTCACTATACTTCCGGCTCTACAGGCAAACCAAAAGGTGTATATCATGTGCAGAATGCGATGATTCAGCATTATTACACTGGCAAGGTTGTACTTGATTTGCGTGAGGATGATGTATACTGGTGCACAGCCGATCCAGGCTGGGTAACAGGTACCTCCTACGGAATTTTTGCACCGTGGTTGAATGGTGTAACCAACGTTATTCGTGGAGGGCGTTTCAGTCCGCAAGACTGGTATAGCACCATTGAGAAAAATAAAGTTAGCGTATGGTACAGTGCGCCGACGGCTTTCCGCATGTTGATGGGAGCGGGCGAAGAGACCATTGCCCAGCATGATCTGAGCAGTCTCCGTCACGTCATGTCTGTGGGTGAGCCACTTAACCCCGAGGTGGTGCGCTGGGGCTGGAAAGCCTATGGACAGCGAATTCATGATACTTGGTGGATGACGGAGACGGGTGGACAATTAATCTGTAACTACCCGGGCATGCCAATTAAGCCAGGTTCCATGGGTCGTCCATTACCGGGAATCGAAGCCGCCATTATTGACGATCGAGGACAGGAACTGCCACCATACAGTATGGGTAACCTGGCTATTCGTACTTCCTGGCCGTCCATAATGGCGAAGATCTGGAATAACCCGGCCAAATATGAGGAGTACTTCCGACTTTCTGGCTGGTATGTATCCGGTGATTCCGCTTATATGGACGAAGATGGCTACTTTTGGTTCCAGGGCCGGATTGATGATGTCATTAACTCTTCGGGTGAACGTATTGGCCCCTTTGAGGTGGAGAGCAAGCTCGTAGAGCATCCTGCGGTAGCTGAGGCAGGCGTTATCGGCAAACCGGATGTAACTCGCGGAGAGATCATTAAGGCCTTTGTGGCATTGCGTGAGGGCTATGAGCCAACACCGGAGCTGAAGGAAGAGATCTATCGATTTGTAAAAGAGGGTTTATCTGCTCACGCGGCTCCGCGTGAGATTGAGTTCAAGGATAAACTGCCCAAGACCCGCTCCGGCAAAATTATGCGCCGTGTGTTGAAAGCTTGGGAGCTGGATCTGCCGACAGGCGATCTATCGACGATTGAAGACTAA
- a CDS encoding GNAT family N-acetyltransferase has translation MEHIKEHHMRSIFKSGHRIIIEGPVQAETVTQLEFHSDLDAFRRPSEQQEALAEIAALPEGRIIVARENETIVGYVTFHYADECERWSEGNMTDLIELGAIEVADSYRSLGIGREMLLTAFENGQMEKYIIFTTEYYWHWDLKGSALSVWDYRKMMEKLMQTVDMTWYATDDPEICSHPANCLMVRIGSQVPLESEEQFDRVRFRHRFMY, from the coding sequence ATGGAGCATATTAAGGAGCATCATATGCGTTCCATCTTCAAGTCCGGCCACCGAATCATCATTGAGGGACCAGTTCAGGCCGAGACGGTTACGCAGCTTGAATTTCATTCCGATCTGGATGCCTTCAGGCGCCCTTCGGAACAACAGGAGGCACTGGCCGAAATTGCCGCTTTGCCTGAAGGTCGAATCATCGTTGCACGGGAAAATGAGACCATTGTCGGTTATGTAACTTTCCATTATGCAGATGAATGCGAGCGTTGGTCGGAAGGCAATATGACCGATCTAATTGAGCTGGGCGCCATTGAGGTTGCGGATTCCTATCGCTCTCTCGGGATTGGGCGCGAAATGCTGCTCACGGCGTTTGAAAATGGACAGATGGAGAAATATATCATATTCACAACGGAATATTACTGGCATTGGGATTTGAAGGGCAGCGCCCTTTCCGTATGGGATTACCGCAAGATGATGGAAAAATTGATGCAAACCGTAGATATGACTTGGTACGCCACCGATGATCCCGAGATTTGTTCACATCCGGCGAACTGCCTCATGGTCCGCATTGGTAGCCAAGTGCCCCTGGAATCGGAAGAACAGTTCGACCGGGTGCGATTCCGCCATCGTTTTATGTATTAA